A single Caretta caretta isolate rCarCar2 chromosome 2, rCarCar1.hap1, whole genome shotgun sequence DNA region contains:
- the LOC125633028 gene encoding uncharacterized protein LOC125633028, whose translation MSADQKQDLMTHLTPPPGERPFTFPACDESFSDERDLIIHSQAEEREYKCILCGKCFNQQPSLTRHQKNHTGERAYVCPECGKSFSLKHNLIIHQRTHTGEQPYKCSVCEKSFSLKQNLVTHQRIHTGERPFACPECGKSFREQRFLLNHQRTHTEERPYECGDCGKAFKEKQTLASHQRTHSGDRPYQCTECGKSFSQRTFLVTHEKTHQGGSPFTCDECGKSFSCKSGLVTHQRIHTGERPFACPDCGKRFSQKGSLKIHQRIHTGETPFTCPECGKTFTQKINLTTHQRTHLGDKALT comes from the coding sequence ATGAGTGCGGATCAGAAGCAGGATCTCATGACTCACCTGACGCCCCCCCCCGGAGAAAGGCCATTCACATTTCCCGCTTGCGACGAAAGCTTTAGCGATGAGAGAGACCTCATAATTCACAGCCAGGCGGAGGAACGGGAGTACAAATGCATTCTGTGCGGGAAATGCTTCAACCAGCAGCCCAGCCTGACCCGGCACCAGAAGAACCACACGGGGGAGAGGGCCTACGTCTGCCCCGAGTGCGGTAAGAGCTTCAGCCTCAAGCACAACCTGATCATCCATCAGCGCACGCACACGGGCGAGCAGCCCTACAAGTGCAGTGTCTGCGAGAAGAGCTTCAGCCTGAAGCAGAACCTCGTCACCCACCAGCGcatccacaccggggagcggcccttcGCCTGCCCcgagtgtgggaagagcttccGGGAGCAGCGATTCCTCCTCAACCACCAGAGGACCCACACGGAGGAGCGGCCCTACGAATGCGGTGACTGCGGCAAGGCCTTCAAGGAGAAGCAGACACTCGCCAGCCACCAGAGGACCCATAGCGGGGACAGGCCGTACCAGTGCActgagtgcgggaagagcttcagccAGCGCACGTTCCTGGTGACGCACGAGAAGACCCACCAAGGGGGGAGCCCGTTCACCTGCGacgagtgcgggaagagcttcagttGCAAGAGCGGCCTTGTCACCCACCAGCGcatccacaccggggagcggcccttcGCCTGCCCCGACTGCGGGAAGCGCTTCAGCCAGAAAGGCTCTCTGAAGAtccaccagagaatccacactggggAGACCCCCTTCACATGCCccgagtgcgggaaaaccttcacgCAGAAGATAAACCTGACTACGCACCAGAGAACCCACCTGGGAGACAAAGCCCTGACATGA